In the genome of Rhodoferax sp. BAB1, one region contains:
- the urtE gene encoding urea ABC transporter ATP-binding subunit UrtE — protein MLNVKNINQYYGGSHILRDVSLQAELGKVTVVLGRNGVGKTTLLKSLMGLVPIKSGTIEFEGRAIQKDTPYQRARAGIGFVPQGREIFARLTVEENLRMGLASKPGGTPIPAELYELFPVLKQMLGRRGGDLSGGQQQQLAIARALAAGPKLLVLDEPTEGIQPSIIKDIGRVIRMLADRGDMAILLVEQYYDFAQELADEYVVMERGAVIAAGQGKSMEADGVRKLVAI, from the coding sequence ATGCTGAATGTCAAAAACATCAACCAGTATTACGGCGGCTCCCACATCCTGCGCGACGTCAGCCTCCAGGCCGAATTGGGCAAGGTCACCGTGGTCCTCGGCCGCAACGGCGTGGGCAAGACCACGTTGCTCAAGTCCCTCATGGGCCTGGTTCCCATCAAGAGCGGCACCATCGAGTTCGAAGGCCGGGCCATCCAGAAGGACACGCCTTACCAGCGCGCCCGGGCCGGCATCGGCTTCGTGCCCCAGGGCCGCGAGATCTTTGCGCGCCTGACGGTGGAAGAGAACCTGCGCATGGGCCTGGCCAGCAAGCCGGGCGGCACGCCGATCCCCGCCGAGCTGTATGAGCTGTTCCCCGTGCTCAAGCAGATGCTGGGTCGCCGCGGCGGTGACCTGTCGGGCGGGCAGCAGCAGCAGCTGGCGATTGCGCGTGCGCTGGCGGCCGGCCCGAAGCTGCTGGTGCTGGACGAGCCCACCGAGGGCATCCAGCCCAGCATCATCAAGGACATCGGCCGCGTGATCCGCATGCTGGCCGACCGCGGCGACATGGCCATCCTGCTGGTGGAGCAGTACTACGACTTCGCGCAGGAGCTGGCCGACGAGTACGTGGTGATGGAGCGCGGCGCCGTGATCGCCGCCGGCCAGGGCAAGAGCATGGAAGCCGACGGCGTGCGCAAGCTGGTGGCGATCTGA
- the urtD gene encoding urea ABC transporter ATP-binding protein UrtD, with translation MTPDLLEQGAQRYAARIAALDAARLNTAAGGQTASYGRVKVAGEVDVTHGRILYLEDVSVSFDGFKAINKLSLDIAPGELRCIIGPNGAGKTTMMDIITGKTRPDEGTVYFGSTIDLLRHSEAEIAQLGIGRKFQKPTVFEQLSVFENLELALKTDKGVKSSMFFRLDSAQSDRLAEVLHTIHLAGSVTRQAGFLSHGQKQWLEIGMLLMQDPKLLLLDEPVAGMTDEETARTAELFLSLKGKHSLMVVEHDMSFIKAISEIVTVLCDGSVLAQGTLEEVQADERVIEVYLGR, from the coding sequence ATGACGCCCGATCTGCTGGAACAGGGGGCGCAGCGTTATGCGGCCAGGATCGCGGCCCTGGACGCCGCCCGCCTGAACACCGCCGCCGGCGGCCAGACCGCGAGTTACGGCCGCGTCAAGGTGGCGGGCGAGGTGGACGTCACCCATGGCCGCATCCTCTACCTGGAGGATGTGAGCGTGAGCTTCGACGGCTTCAAGGCCATCAACAAGCTCAGCCTGGACATCGCGCCGGGCGAGCTGCGCTGCATCATCGGCCCCAATGGCGCGGGCAAGACCACGATGATGGACATCATCACCGGCAAGACCCGGCCCGACGAGGGCACGGTCTATTTCGGCTCCACCATCGACCTGCTGCGCCACAGCGAGGCCGAGATTGCCCAGCTGGGCATAGGCCGCAAGTTCCAGAAGCCCACGGTGTTCGAACAGCTCAGCGTGTTCGAGAACCTGGAACTCGCCCTGAAGACCGACAAGGGCGTCAAGTCCTCCATGTTCTTCCGCCTGGACTCGGCGCAGAGCGACCGCCTGGCCGAGGTGCTGCACACCATCCACCTGGCCGGCAGCGTGACCCGCCAGGCCGGTTTCCTGAGCCACGGCCAGAAACAGTGGCTGGAGATCGGCATGCTGCTGATGCAGGACCCCAAGCTCTTGCTGCTGGACGAGCCGGTGGCCGGCATGACGGACGAGGAAACCGCGCGGACGGCAGAACTGTTTTTGTCGCTCAAGGGCAAGCACTCCTTGATGGTGGTGGAGCACGACATGAGTTTCATCAAGGCGATCTCGGAGATCGTCACGGTGTTGTGTGATGGGTCTGTGTTGGCGCAGGGGACTTTGGAAGAAGTTCAGGCGGATGAGCGGGTGATTGAGGTTTATCTGGGGAGATGA
- the urtC gene encoding urea ABC transporter permease subunit UrtC, which produces MSQVQLPATAPLLTRKGWSAFLVALLAVCALAPVLNLLVPEGSMFHLSDYAVALLGRIMCYAICALAMDLIWGYTGILSLGHGLFFALGGYVMGMYLMRQIGRDGNYKSDLPDFMVFLDWKDLPWHWALSDSFIATLLLVVLVPGVVAFVFGYFAFRSRIKGVYFSIITQAMTFAAMLLFFRNETGFGGNNGFTDFKRILGLPIATHNMRMALFVLTGLTLLAFFLLARWLVRAKFGRVLQAIRDAESRVMFSGYNPLGYKLAIWTLSAVMCGIAGALYVPQVGIINPGEMSPANSIEIAIWAAVGGRGTLVGPIVGAFVVSGAKSWLTVAAPEFWLYFLGGLFIVVTLFLPNGIVGLVQKLRALKKDKPAVEETT; this is translated from the coding sequence ATGAGCCAAGTTCAACTCCCCGCCACCGCGCCCCTGCTCACCCGCAAGGGCTGGAGCGCCTTCCTGGTCGCGCTGCTGGCCGTCTGCGCGCTGGCGCCCGTGCTCAACCTGCTGGTGCCCGAGGGCAGCATGTTCCACCTGAGCGACTACGCCGTGGCCCTGCTGGGCCGCATCATGTGTTACGCCATCTGCGCGCTGGCCATGGACCTGATCTGGGGTTACACCGGCATCCTCTCGCTGGGCCACGGCCTGTTCTTCGCGCTGGGCGGTTACGTCATGGGCATGTACCTGATGCGCCAGATCGGCCGCGACGGCAACTACAAGAGTGATCTGCCCGACTTCATGGTCTTCCTGGACTGGAAGGATCTGCCCTGGCACTGGGCTCTGAGCGACAGCTTCATCGCCACCCTGTTGCTGGTCGTGCTGGTGCCCGGTGTGGTGGCCTTCGTGTTCGGCTACTTCGCCTTCCGCTCGCGCATCAAGGGTGTGTACTTCTCCATCATCACCCAGGCCATGACCTTCGCGGCCATGCTGCTCTTCTTCCGCAACGAGACGGGTTTTGGCGGCAACAACGGCTTCACCGACTTCAAGCGCATCCTGGGCCTGCCGATTGCCACGCACAACATGCGCATGGCCCTCTTCGTGCTGACGGGGCTCACGCTGCTGGCCTTCTTCCTGCTGGCGCGCTGGCTGGTGCGCGCCAAGTTCGGCCGGGTGCTGCAGGCCATCCGCGATGCCGAGAGCCGGGTGATGTTCTCGGGCTACAACCCGCTGGGCTACAAGCTCGCGATCTGGACGCTCTCGGCCGTGATGTGCGGCATCGCCGGCGCGCTCTACGTGCCGCAGGTGGGCATCATCAACCCGGGCGAGATGAGCCCGGCCAATTCCATCGAGATCGCCATCTGGGCGGCGGTGGGCGGGCGCGGCACGCTGGTGGGCCCCATCGTGGGCGCCTTCGTGGTCAGCGGCGCCAAGAGCTGGCTGACCGTGGCAGCTCCCGAGTTCTGGCTGTATTTCCTGGGCGGGCTCTTCATCGTGGTCACGCTCTTTTTGCCGAACGGCATCGTGGGCCTGGTGCAGAAACTCAGGGCCCTGAAAAAGGACAAGCCCGCCGTGGAGGAAACGACATGA
- the urtB gene encoding urea ABC transporter permease subunit UrtB: MSRYLLLSLAALLCAAPAQALTPAEAQAIVIGETDGRITALQQAVLNPDERKAALLQALADDAVKVAGGKVYIVRDDKATDPATGEAVALPDDAEDVINNNRMRGEIDTALAVLKLFSPDVKLRGDAARAMLKEPDAGRLPLLDKALAGEQDEGVRAVLALARAAVLLASEDKSQRLSAAGALAQSRTPDTKLLLNERLSVEADAEVKAQLQSAIRQIDDSLRWGERLGAMFTGLSLGSILLLAALGLAITYGLMGVINMAHGELIMIGAYATWVVQGVFQKYLPGAFDWYLVAAVPVAFAVSAGVGAVLERSVIRFLYGRPLETLLATWGISLVLMQGVRTLFGAQNVAVENPAWMSGGWQLLSNLTLPYNRLVIIAFALAVLAGMALLIGRTRLGLFVRGVTQNRPIASCMGVNTARIDTYAFSLGSGIAGLAGCALSQVGNVGPDLGQNYIVDSFMVVVLGGVGQLAGTVYAALGLGVLNKFLEGWTGAVLAKITVLVFIIIFIQKRPQGIFAMKGRSAEA, encoded by the coding sequence ATGTCCAGATATTTATTGCTGTCACTCGCCGCGCTGCTGTGCGCGGCCCCCGCCCAGGCCCTGACGCCCGCAGAGGCGCAGGCCATCGTCATCGGCGAGACCGATGGTCGTATCACGGCCCTGCAGCAGGCCGTGCTGAACCCCGACGAACGCAAGGCCGCGCTGCTGCAGGCCCTGGCCGATGACGCCGTCAAGGTGGCCGGCGGCAAGGTCTACATCGTGCGCGACGACAAGGCCACGGACCCGGCCACGGGCGAGGCTGTGGCCCTGCCTGACGACGCCGAAGACGTCATCAACAACAACCGCATGCGCGGCGAGATCGACACCGCGCTGGCGGTGCTCAAGCTGTTCAGCCCCGATGTCAAGCTGCGTGGGGACGCCGCCCGCGCCATGCTCAAGGAACCCGATGCCGGGCGCCTGCCGCTGCTGGACAAGGCCCTGGCCGGTGAGCAGGACGAAGGCGTGCGCGCGGTGCTGGCGCTGGCGCGCGCGGCCGTGCTGCTGGCCAGCGAGGACAAGTCGCAGCGCCTGAGCGCCGCCGGTGCGCTGGCGCAGAGCCGCACGCCCGACACCAAGCTGCTGCTCAACGAGCGGCTCTCGGTGGAGGCCGATGCCGAGGTCAAGGCGCAACTGCAGTCCGCCATCCGCCAGATCGACGACAGCCTGCGTTGGGGCGAACGCCTGGGCGCCATGTTCACGGGCTTGAGCCTGGGCAGCATCCTGCTGCTGGCCGCGCTGGGCCTGGCCATCACCTACGGGCTGATGGGCGTGATCAATATGGCGCACGGCGAGCTCATCATGATCGGCGCCTACGCCACCTGGGTCGTGCAGGGCGTGTTCCAGAAATACCTGCCGGGCGCCTTCGACTGGTACCTGGTGGCGGCGGTGCCGGTGGCCTTCGCGGTCTCGGCCGGTGTGGGCGCGGTGCTGGAGCGCAGCGTGATCCGTTTCCTCTACGGCCGTCCGCTGGAGACGCTCTTGGCCACCTGGGGCATCAGCCTGGTGCTGATGCAGGGGGTGCGTACGCTGTTCGGCGCGCAGAACGTGGCGGTGGAAAACCCGGCCTGGATGAGCGGGGGCTGGCAGCTGCTGTCCAACCTCACGCTGCCCTACAACCGCCTGGTCATCATCGCCTTTGCGCTGGCCGTGCTGGCCGGCATGGCCCTGCTGATCGGGCGCACGCGCCTGGGCCTGTTCGTGCGTGGCGTCACGCAGAACCGTCCCATTGCCTCCTGCATGGGTGTGAACACGGCGCGCATCGACACCTATGCCTTCTCCCTGGGCTCGGGCATCGCCGGCCTGGCCGGCTGTGCCCTGAGCCAGGTGGGCAATGTGGGGCCGGACCTGGGGCAGAACTACATCGTCGACTCCTTCATGGTCGTGGTGCTGGGCGGCGTAGGCCAGCTGGCCGGCACCGTGTACGCCGCGCTGGGCCTGGGCGTGCTCAACAAATTCCTCGAAGGCTGGACGGGTGCCGTGCTGGCCAAGATCACCGTGCTGGTGTTCATCATCATCTTCATCCAGAAACGTCCGCAGGGGATCTTCGCGATGAAAGGCCGGAGCGCGGAAGCCTGA
- the urtA gene encoding urea ABC transporter substrate-binding protein, whose amino-acid sequence MQRRFTLKALAAATAVSTLGLASMAAHAADTIKVGVLHSLSGTMAISETVLKDTVLMAIEEINAKGGVLGKKLEPVVVDPASNWPLFAEKTKQLLGQDKVSVIFGCWTSVSRKSVLPVVEEMNGLLFYPVQYEGEELSKNVFYTGAAPNQQAIPAVDYLMSKDGGGAKRWVLLGTDYVYPRTTNKILRAYLKAKGVKDSDIDEKYTPFGHSDYQTIVADIKKFSAGGKTAVVSTINGDSNVPFYKELGNAGLKAKDVPVVAFSVGEEELRGVDTKPLVGHLAAWNYFMSIKNKDNDAFTKKWAAYAKAKNIAGHKDKPLTNDPMEATYIGIYMWKQAVEKAKTTDVDAVIKAMAGQTFKAPSGIVSKMDEKNHHLHKSVFIGEIKADGQFNVVWKTPGPVKAKPWSPYIEGNDKKKDEPEKK is encoded by the coding sequence ATGCAACGTCGATTTACCCTCAAGGCGCTGGCTGCTGCCACCGCTGTCTCTACCCTGGGCCTGGCCTCCATGGCCGCCCACGCTGCCGACACCATCAAGGTGGGCGTGCTGCACAGCCTGTCGGGCACCATGGCCATTTCCGAGACGGTTCTGAAAGACACCGTGCTCATGGCCATCGAAGAGATCAACGCCAAGGGCGGTGTGCTGGGCAAGAAGCTCGAACCCGTGGTGGTGGACCCGGCCTCCAACTGGCCGCTGTTCGCCGAGAAGACCAAACAGCTGCTGGGCCAGGACAAGGTCTCGGTGATCTTCGGCTGCTGGACCTCCGTCTCGCGCAAGTCGGTGCTGCCGGTCGTGGAAGAAATGAACGGCCTGCTGTTCTACCCCGTGCAGTACGAGGGTGAGGAGCTGTCCAAGAACGTGTTCTACACCGGTGCCGCGCCCAACCAGCAGGCCATCCCCGCCGTGGACTACCTGATGAGCAAGGACGGCGGCGGCGCCAAGCGCTGGGTGCTGCTGGGTACCGACTACGTCTACCCCCGCACCACCAACAAGATCCTGCGCGCCTACCTGAAAGCTAAGGGCGTGAAGGACAGCGACATCGACGAGAAGTACACCCCCTTCGGCCACAGCGATTACCAGACCATCGTGGCCGACATCAAGAAGTTCTCGGCCGGCGGCAAGACCGCGGTGGTGTCCACCATCAACGGCGACTCCAACGTGCCCTTCTACAAGGAACTGGGCAACGCCGGCCTGAAGGCCAAAGACGTGCCGGTCGTCGCCTTCTCCGTGGGTGAGGAAGAGCTGCGTGGTGTGGACACCAAGCCGCTGGTGGGCCACCTGGCTGCCTGGAACTACTTCATGTCCATCAAGAACAAGGACAACGACGCCTTCACCAAGAAGTGGGCCGCTTACGCCAAGGCCAAGAACATCGCCGGCCACAAGGACAAGCCGCTGACCAACGACCCGATGGAAGCCACCTACATCGGCATCTATATGTGGAAGCAGGCCGTCGAGAAGGCCAAGACCACCGATGTGGACGCCGTGATCAAGGCCATGGCCGGCCAGACCTTCAAGGCACCCTCGGGCATCGTGAGCAAGATGGACGAGAAGAACCACCACCTGCACAAGAGCGTGTTCATCGGCGAGATCAAGGCCGACGGCCAGTTCAACGTGGTGTGGAAGACCCCGGGCCCGGTCAAGGCCAAGCCCTGGTCTCCGTACATCGAAGGCAATGACAAGAAGAAGGACGAGCCCGAGAAAAAGTAA
- the ppk2 gene encoding polyphosphate kinase 2, translating into MKKSKNGKNGKSDKLGKDDYYEQLAALQLELNDVARWLQHTGKRLVVVIEGRDTAGKGGVIAAISDTLSPRQCHTVALSKPSEREKTQWYFQRYVPHLPAAGEIVLFDRSWYNRAGVERVMNFCTEAETEAFLKQAPVFERMLVDDGILLFKYWLTVDQEQQEERFAERVADPLKRWKLSPIDVQARTKYAEYGKARDAMLKATHSKQTPWVLVDFNDQRRGRLTLIHHLLDHIPERKVPQSLVKFPPLGHKPLRETFGTPLKPIAAAD; encoded by the coding sequence ATGAAGAAGTCGAAAAACGGCAAGAACGGCAAATCCGACAAGCTCGGCAAGGACGACTACTACGAGCAGCTCGCGGCGCTGCAGCTGGAGTTGAACGACGTGGCCCGCTGGCTGCAGCACACCGGCAAGCGCCTGGTCGTGGTGATCGAGGGCCGCGACACGGCCGGCAAGGGCGGCGTGATTGCCGCAATCTCCGACACCCTGAGCCCGCGCCAGTGCCACACGGTGGCGCTGTCCAAGCCGAGCGAGCGAGAGAAGACGCAATGGTATTTCCAGCGTTACGTGCCGCACCTGCCGGCGGCCGGCGAGATCGTGCTGTTTGACCGCAGCTGGTACAACCGCGCTGGTGTCGAGCGCGTGATGAATTTCTGCACCGAGGCCGAGACCGAGGCCTTCCTGAAGCAGGCCCCCGTGTTCGAGCGCATGCTGGTCGACGACGGCATCCTGCTCTTCAAGTACTGGCTCACGGTGGACCAGGAGCAGCAGGAGGAGCGTTTCGCCGAGCGCGTGGCCGACCCGCTCAAGCGCTGGAAACTCAGCCCCATCGACGTGCAGGCTCGCACCAAATACGCCGAATACGGCAAGGCGCGCGACGCCATGCTCAAAGCCACGCACAGCAAGCAGACGCCCTGGGTGCTGGTGGACTTCAACGACCAGCGGCGCGGCCGGCTCACGCTGATCCACCACCTGCTCGACCACATCCCGGAGCGCAAGGTGCCCCAGTCCCTGGTCAAGTTCCCGCCCCTGGGCCACAAGCCCCTGCGCGAGACCTTCGGCACGCCGCTCAAGCCCATCGCGGCGGCGGACTGA
- a CDS encoding CYTH and CHAD domain-containing protein: MKRPDTPHPAGEIELKLALPAPDPAALAQRLARLPLLARRQASTQRLHNIYYDTPAQALRQQRVALRLRRVGSEKRPRWLQTLKTGGQEDSALSQRGEWEVPVPGAALQRRALKETPWSRLDPDGAIFRALEPCFVTTFQRTLWTVRRRNGSVVEVALDIGHIEAGDQRSPICELELELLAGPPQALFDLAQLIARDIAVLPASQSKAQRGYALAQGVIDMPQRAQPPALGAKLSVAQAAQRVLRESFSQFTANLSALRHSDDAEVVHQARVGWRRFRSACRLFRTALPAETPPPSRLPLQTLLTFLGELRDLDVARIDTLPPLAAAYAAGDPQRAEAWQALEASLLQATTLARKAVRFALQAPAVGACLLATTQWIEGLSALPPAGSADAAPPEPLTRWARQRLVHLHRQLKRALKQAPSPTQQHRVRILAKRQRYAIESLRPLLPRQRTERWYEQATSLQTTLGATRDLMLASTLATTLEANRGLAEFLRGVAVGREAPGRQC, encoded by the coding sequence ATGAAACGCCCCGACACCCCCCACCCCGCCGGGGAAATCGAACTCAAGCTGGCCCTGCCGGCCCCGGACCCCGCCGCCCTGGCCCAGCGGCTGGCACGCCTGCCGCTACTGGCGCGGCGCCAGGCCAGCACACAGCGCCTGCACAACATCTACTACGACACGCCCGCGCAGGCCCTGCGCCAGCAACGGGTGGCGCTGCGCCTGCGCCGCGTCGGCAGCGAGAAGCGGCCGCGCTGGCTGCAGACGCTCAAGACCGGCGGCCAGGAAGATTCGGCCCTGAGCCAGCGCGGCGAATGGGAAGTGCCCGTGCCCGGCGCCGCCCTGCAGCGCCGCGCCCTCAAAGAGACCCCCTGGTCCCGCCTCGACCCGGACGGCGCGATCTTCCGCGCGCTGGAGCCCTGCTTCGTCACCACCTTCCAGCGCACCCTCTGGACCGTGCGCCGGCGCAATGGCAGCGTGGTCGAGGTGGCGCTGGACATCGGCCACATCGAGGCCGGCGATCAGCGCAGCCCCATCTGCGAGCTGGAGCTGGAACTGCTGGCCGGCCCGCCCCAGGCCCTGTTCGACCTTGCGCAACTCATCGCACGCGACATCGCCGTGCTGCCGGCGAGCCAGAGCAAGGCCCAGCGCGGCTACGCCCTGGCCCAGGGTGTCATCGACATGCCGCAACGCGCCCAGCCGCCCGCGCTGGGCGCCAAGCTGTCGGTGGCGCAGGCCGCCCAGCGGGTGCTGCGCGAAAGCTTCAGCCAGTTCACGGCCAATCTGTCGGCCCTGCGCCATTCGGACGATGCGGAAGTGGTGCACCAGGCGCGCGTGGGCTGGCGGCGTTTTCGCAGCGCTTGCCGGCTGTTCCGCACCGCCCTGCCCGCCGAAACGCCGCCGCCGTCCCGGCTGCCGCTGCAAACCCTGCTGACCTTTCTGGGTGAACTGCGGGATCTGGACGTTGCCCGCATCGACACGCTGCCGCCACTGGCCGCCGCCTACGCGGCCGGCGACCCGCAGCGCGCCGAGGCATGGCAGGCGCTGGAGGCGTCCCTGCTGCAGGCCACCACGCTGGCGCGCAAGGCGGTGCGCTTCGCGCTCCAGGCCCCGGCCGTCGGCGCCTGCCTGCTGGCCACCACACAGTGGATCGAAGGCCTGTCGGCCCTGCCGCCCGCAGGCAGCGCAGACGCCGCTCCCCCCGAGCCGCTGACCCGCTGGGCCCGGCAACGCCTGGTGCATCTGCACCGGCAGCTCAAGCGCGCGCTGAAGCAGGCGCCCAGCCCCACGCAGCAGCACCGCGTGCGCATCCTCGCCAAACGGCAACGTTATGCCATCGAGTCCCTGCGCCCCCTGCTGCCCAGACAGCGCACGGAGCGTTGGTACGAACAGGCGACCAGCCTGCAGACCACCCTGGGCGCGACCCGCGACCTCATGCTGGCCAGCACACTGGCCACCACGCTGGAAGCCAACCGCGGGCTTGCGGAATTTCTGCGGGGGGTGGCGGTGGGGAGAGAGGCGCCGGGCCGGCAGTGCTAA
- a CDS encoding SIR2 family protein, with product MKKIGKVPDLREIIPPPEEVIQAGLDGNLVLFVGAGVSRLLELPSWQGLAKCVLDDLRKESLLNYSEIEQLQSLDPKRQLSIAKLISEQSEIPLDIGKHLSGKTEGNSIYKAINDIGCSCVTTNYDELLAPRYLRKSDGSETPAPTNRVAERDKFYAKLLNEAGTVVHLHGCISKPETMIVTTKEYLEHYDHGNVQEFLGEMFEKKTVVFLGYGLEEAEILEHILRRGRSKDTKDRRRFSIQGFFRSQQPLYDKLHNYYERSFGVHLLGFIRDHEDYYGLVSTIESWAAQIEIREPPLVADVEFMDEVLRHG from the coding sequence ATGAAGAAGATAGGCAAGGTTCCAGATCTCCGGGAGATCATTCCACCTCCAGAGGAGGTTATCCAAGCAGGTCTAGATGGGAACTTGGTCCTCTTTGTAGGTGCAGGAGTCTCGCGACTACTTGAACTGCCATCTTGGCAAGGCCTGGCGAAATGCGTGCTTGACGATCTAAGAAAAGAGTCCTTACTCAACTACTCGGAAATCGAGCAACTTCAATCCCTGGATCCGAAACGACAGCTTTCTATTGCAAAGCTAATTTCGGAGCAGAGTGAAATCCCTCTAGATATAGGCAAGCATCTATCTGGCAAGACGGAGGGTAACAGCATCTATAAAGCCATTAACGACATTGGCTGTTCGTGTGTAACCACGAACTACGACGAACTCCTGGCGCCTCGATATTTGAGAAAGTCGGACGGATCGGAAACGCCGGCCCCAACGAATCGGGTCGCAGAGCGCGATAAGTTCTATGCAAAGCTGTTAAATGAAGCTGGAACAGTTGTTCATCTCCATGGGTGCATTAGCAAGCCAGAGACGATGATAGTCACCACAAAAGAGTATCTTGAGCACTACGACCACGGAAATGTCCAAGAGTTCCTGGGCGAGATGTTCGAGAAAAAGACAGTGGTCTTCCTTGGCTACGGTCTAGAAGAGGCGGAAATTCTTGAGCACATTCTGCGCCGCGGTCGGAGCAAAGACACGAAGGACCGCCGACGTTTTTCCATTCAAGGGTTCTTTCGCAGTCAACAACCTCTATATGACAAGCTGCACAACTACTACGAAAGGTCCTTTGGTGTACACCTCCTTGGATTTATCCGAGATCACGAAGACTACTACGGTTTGGTATCCACCATTGAGTCGTGGGCTGCCCAGATTGAGATTCGTGAGCCACCATTAGTGGCTGATGTCGAGTTCATGGACGAGGTGCTGCGCCATGGATGA